From a single Brassica napus cultivar Da-Ae chromosome C9, Da-Ae, whole genome shotgun sequence genomic region:
- the BNAA10G07320D gene encoding uncharacterized protein BNAA10G07320D encodes MAPRLLSCFGVRGSSTSTTGKGISGHNAAVVAADVPAGDGPVLVQLFSSQGCKTSPEAEMLVSRLGRGDFDGQIRREGGSGSPAMILVFHVDYWDYMGWKDPYGSSQWTVRQKAYIEALNQDTMFTPQFVVQGRVQFLGNEEETLLKSIVEAPRFPSPAFQATFQRPTSETLQVSLTGALRMKVDSTGIDIMVALYENGLVTDCPRGENSGRVLANDYVVRKLEKLCTVKDLAAKKTVSETAHFTVWDGFNSAKCGVAVFLQNASLQIFGTQSFQLPDEI; translated from the exons ATGGCGCCGCGTCTTTTATCCTGTTTCGGCGTCAGAGGATCCTCAACTTCCACCACCGGAAAAGGAATATCCGGACACAACGCTGCCGTCGTGGCTGCGGATGTTCCCGCCGGTGACGGACCTGTTCTCGTTCAGCTCTTCTCGTCTCAAGGATGTAAGACTTCTCCTGAGGCCGAGATGCTTGTGTCGCGTCTTGGCCGTGGAGATTTCGACGGTCAGATCCGTCGTGAAGGTGGATCTGGTTCTCCGGCGATGATTCTTGTTTTCCACGTTGATTATTGGGATTACATGGGGTGGAAGGATCCGTATGGATCGAGCCAATGGACGGTGAGGCAAAAGGCTTACATCGAGGCGTTGAATCAAGATACGATGTTTACTCCGCAGTTTGTGGTTCAAGGTCGCGTCCAGTTCCTTGGCAATGAGGAAGAGACTCTGCTCAAGTCCATCGTCGAAGCACCTAGGTTTCCTTCTCCGGCGTTTCAG GCTACATTTCAAAGACCAACCTCAGAAACCCTTCAAGTGTCTCTAACAGGAGCTTTGAGGATGAAAGTGGACTCGACCGGGATCGATATAATGGTGGCGCTATACGAGAACGGACTAGTGACTGATTGCCCTCGAGGAGAGAACTCTGGAAGAGTCTTGGCCAATGACTACGTTGTAAGAAAGCTAGAAAAGTTATGTACCGTTAAAGATTTAGCGGCCAAGAAAACGGTCTCGGAAACGGCTCATTTCACGGTATGGGATGGGTTCAACAGTGCTAAATGTGGAGTCGCTGTTTTTCTTCAGAACGCATCTCTTCAAATTTTTGGTACGCAGAGTTTTCAATTGCCTGATGAGATTTGa
- the LOC111205393 gene encoding cyclic nucleotide-gated ion channel 4-like encodes MATEQEFTRASRVSRASSSIGYYSDEDYTTEEEEDEEEEMEEQEEEEEEEEETHVGVTCGIRRRNGSSSSYNKWMMLGRILDPRSKLVQEWNKVFLLVCATGLFVDPLFLYTISVNDACMCLLVDGWLALTITAVRSMTDLLHLWNIWIQFKIARRWPYPGGDSDGDTNKGDETRLRTSRRVAPPYVKKKGTFFFDLFVILPLPQVVLWVVIPSLLKRGSVTLVVSVLLVTFLFQYLPKIYHSVRHLRQNATLSGYIFGTVWWGIALNMIAYFVAAHAAGACWYLLGVQRSAKCLKEQCESTMGCDLRMLSCKEPVYYGTTEMVLDRARLAWAQNNQARSICLDINTNYTYGAYKWTIQLVSNESRLEKILFPIFWGLMTLSTFGNLESTTEWSEVVFNIIVLTSGLLLVTMLIGNIKVFLHATTSKKQAMHLKMRNIEWWMKKRQLPLGYKQRVRNYERQRWAAMRGVDECEMVQNLPEGLRRDIKYHLCLDLVRQVPLFQHMDDLVLENICDRVKSLIFTKGETIQKEGDAVQRMLFVVRGHLQSSQLLRDGVRSCCMLGPGNFSGDELLSWCLRRPFVERLPPSTSTLVTLETTEAFGLDAEDVKYVTQHFRYTFVNEKVKRSARYYSPGWRTWAAVAIQLAWRRYKHRLTLTSLSFIRPRRPLSRCASLGEDKLRLYTAILTSPKPNPDDFDDY; translated from the exons ATGGCAACCGAGCAAGAATTCACACGTGCATCACGCGTCTCACGCGCCTCAAGCAGCATAGGATATTACTCAGACGAAGACTACACGACggaggaagaggaggacgaagaagaagagatggaagaacaagaggaagaggaggaggaagaagaagagacacaTGTGGGGGTCACGTGcggaataagaagaagaaacggGTCATCGAGTAGCTATAATAAATGGATGATGTTGGGTCGAATACTTGACCCGAGATCCAAATTGGTTCAAGAATGGAAcaaagtctttctccttgtgtGCGCGACGGGCCTTTTCGTAGACCCACTTTTTCTCTACACCATATCGGTGAACGATGCATGTATGTGTCTCCTTGTCGATGGTTGGCTCGCTCTCACCATCACTGCCGTGCGCTCCATGACCGATCTTTTGCACTTATGGAACATTTGGATTCAGTTCAAGATTGCTCGCCGGTGGCCTTACCCCGGCGGAGATAGCGACGGCGATACTAATAAAGGAGATGAGACACGTCTCCGTACGAGTAGAAGAGTTGCTCCGCCTTACGTTAAGAAGAAAGGGACGTTCTTCTTCGATCTCTTCGTCATTTTACCATTACCTCAG GTGGTGTTGTGGGTGGTCATACCTTCTCTTCTAAAGAGAGGCTCGGTGACTTTAGTGGTGTCAGTTTTGCTTGTAACATTCCTCTTCCAATATCTACCGAAGATCTATCACTCCGTTCGCCATCTCCGTCAAAACGCTACCTTATCAGGTTACATTTTCGGCACCGTCTGGTGGGGAATCGCACTCAACATGATCGCTTATTTCGTCGCTGCTCAT GCAGCAGGAGCATGTTGGTACTTGCTAGGGGTCCAAAGATCAGCGAAATGTCTTAAAGAACAATGTGAAAGCACAATGGGATGCGACCTAAGAATGTTGTCATGTAAGGAACCGGTGTACTATGGCACGACCGAGATGGTCCTTGACAGAGCTAGGCTGGCTTGGGCACAAAACAACCAAGCACGATCCATTTGCTTAGATATCAACACTAACTACACTTATGGTGCTTATAAATGGACCATTCAACTTGTGAGCAATGAAAGCCGGTTGGAGAAAATTCTTTTCCCTATATTTTGGGGTCTCATGACTCTCAG CACATTTGGGAATTTGGAGAGCACAACAGAGTGGTCTGAAGTTGTCTTCAATATAATAGTTCTAACAAGTGGTCTTCTTCTCGTTACCATGTTGATCGGTAACATAAAG GTGTTTCTGCATGCAACAACTTCAAAGAAGCAAGCAATGCACCTGAAAATGAGGAACATAGAGTGGTGGATGAAGAAGAGACAATTACCACTAGGGTATAAGCAACGAGTCCGCAACTATGAGCGGCAGAGATGGGCTGCTATGCGCGGTGTAGACGAGTGTGAGATGGTTCAAAACCTTCCAGAAGGTCTTAGGAGAGACATCAAGTACCATCTTTGTTTAGACTTAGTCCGGCAG GTTCCATTGTTTCAGCATATGGATGATTTGGTACTCGAGAATATATGCGATCGTGTGAAGTCACTTATTTTCACCAAAGGAGAAACC ATCCAAAAAGAAGGAGATGCAGTTCAGAGAATGTTGTTCGTAGTGAGAGGCCATCTTCAGAGTAGTCAGTTACTAAGAGATGGCGTCAGAAGCTGTTGCATGTTAGGTCCGGGTAATTTTAGCGGTGACGAGCTTCTCTCGTGGTGTCTCCGACGACCCTTCGTGGAGAGGCTACCGCCGTCTACGTCAACGCTCGTGACGCTCGAGACAACCGAAGCGTTTGGACTGGACGCTGAAGATGTTAAGTACGTGACTCAACATTTCCGTTACACTTTTGTCAACGAGAAAGTCAAACGTAGTGCCCGCTATTATTCTCCTGGGTGGCGAACTTGGGCCGCGGTTGCGATTCAGCTTGCTTGGAGGAG GTACAAGCATAGGTTAACGTTGACGTCACTGTCGTTTATAAGGCCGAGGAGACCATTGTCGAGATGTGCATCACTTGGAGAAGATAAATTGAGGCTCTACACAGCAATCTTAACCTCTCCTAAACCCAACCCTGACGATTTCGATGATTATTAG